From a region of the Vibrio ostreae genome:
- a CDS encoding FdhF/YdeP family oxidoreductase, with protein MNQKENITDYNGPAAGWGALKAVTTSWFRSENGFRNLRALLKTNQNNGFDCPGCAWGESPESGMVNFCENGAKAVNWEATSRLVDATFFAQHSVSELFKQTDYWLEYQGRLSQPMRYDAASDHYVPVSWEDAFALVAQHLKSLESPDQAEFYTSGRASNEAAFLYQLFVRAFGTNNFPDCSNMCHEASGVSMSETLGVGKGTVVFDDFEHADAIFVIGQNPGTNHPRMLEPLREAVKRGAEVICLNPLKERGLERFQNPQKPIEMLSNGSKPTSSAYFRPALGGDMAVFRGMAKFLLTWEQQAQQNGDEPVFDHDFIREHTSGLDAYLQAVEETSWDHIVQQSGLRLDEIETLALMFRRAERVVMCWAMGLTQHRHSVPTIQEVVNLQLLRGNVGKPGAGLSPVRGHSNVQGDRTMGINEKPPQFLLDAIEKRFQFKVPRHHGDNAVTAIQAMEEKRAKVFIGLGGNFAQATPDTPRTHDAMRNCELTVHIATKLNRSHLVTGRDALILPCLGRTEVDMQANGPQGVTVEDTFSMVHISYGQLKPRSDQMRSEPAILAGIAKATLGNFPIDWDWAIEDYGRIRDMIADTIPGFSDFNHKIANPGGFYLGNTAARREWNTASGKAQFSASTLPAQLINETVTKLGDTPDLILQTMRSHDQYNTTLYGLNDRYRGVFGKREVVFVSEDDILRLGFEPGEKVDMVTLWEDGIERRVSGFELVPYDMPNGQAAAYYPETNPLVPLESYGDRTFTPTSKFVAIKLEKSKPDNIIPTTAA; from the coding sequence ATGAACCAAAAGGAAAATATTACCGATTATAATGGCCCTGCTGCCGGATGGGGGGCATTAAAAGCGGTAACAACAAGCTGGTTTCGCAGTGAAAATGGCTTTCGTAACCTGCGAGCTTTGTTAAAAACCAACCAGAATAACGGTTTCGACTGTCCGGGATGTGCCTGGGGCGAATCACCGGAAAGCGGTATGGTCAATTTCTGTGAAAACGGCGCCAAAGCCGTCAACTGGGAAGCAACCAGTCGTCTGGTTGATGCGACGTTTTTTGCTCAGCACAGTGTGAGTGAACTGTTCAAACAGACCGACTACTGGCTTGAATATCAAGGCCGTCTTAGCCAACCGATGCGTTATGACGCTGCCAGTGACCATTATGTTCCGGTTTCCTGGGAAGATGCCTTTGCGCTGGTTGCCCAGCATCTGAAATCTCTCGAATCACCTGATCAGGCTGAGTTTTATACGTCCGGCCGTGCCAGTAATGAAGCGGCATTTCTTTACCAGCTTTTCGTGCGTGCTTTTGGCACCAACAACTTCCCAGACTGCTCAAACATGTGCCATGAAGCGAGTGGCGTGTCGATGTCGGAAACGTTGGGCGTTGGTAAAGGCACCGTCGTGTTTGATGATTTTGAGCACGCGGATGCGATTTTTGTTATCGGCCAGAATCCGGGTACCAACCACCCACGTATGCTGGAACCGTTGCGTGAAGCGGTTAAACGCGGCGCTGAGGTTATCTGTCTCAACCCGCTGAAAGAGCGTGGACTTGAACGTTTCCAGAATCCGCAGAAACCAATCGAAATGCTCAGTAATGGTTCTAAACCAACCAGCAGTGCTTACTTCCGTCCTGCTCTGGGCGGAGACATGGCGGTGTTCCGTGGTATGGCGAAGTTCCTGCTGACCTGGGAGCAGCAAGCGCAGCAAAATGGTGACGAGCCAGTTTTTGATCACGATTTTATCCGTGAACACACTTCAGGACTGGATGCTTACCTGCAAGCCGTGGAAGAGACCTCCTGGGATCACATCGTGCAGCAATCTGGCCTGCGTCTGGATGAGATTGAAACGCTGGCGCTGATGTTCCGTCGTGCTGAGCGCGTAGTGATGTGCTGGGCAATGGGTCTGACGCAGCACCGTCATTCAGTGCCAACGATTCAGGAAGTGGTTAATCTCCAACTGTTACGTGGTAACGTAGGTAAGCCGGGTGCAGGCCTGTCTCCGGTGCGCGGACACAGTAATGTGCAGGGCGACCGTACTATGGGCATTAACGAGAAGCCGCCACAGTTTCTGCTGGATGCGATCGAAAAACGTTTTCAGTTTAAGGTGCCGCGTCACCACGGCGATAACGCCGTGACGGCCATCCAGGCGATGGAAGAGAAACGTGCCAAAGTCTTTATTGGCCTGGGCGGCAACTTTGCCCAGGCGACACCGGATACACCGCGAACTCACGATGCGATGCGTAATTGTGAGCTGACCGTGCATATTGCGACTAAGCTGAATCGTTCTCATCTGGTGACCGGCCGTGATGCCCTGATCCTGCCGTGTCTGGGGCGTACCGAAGTGGATATGCAGGCCAACGGCCCGCAGGGTGTGACGGTTGAAGATACCTTCAGCATGGTACACATCTCTTACGGTCAGTTAAAACCGCGCTCTGATCAAATGCGCTCTGAACCGGCTATCCTGGCTGGTATTGCCAAAGCAACGCTGGGCAATTTCCCGATAGACTGGGATTGGGCGATTGAAGATTACGGCCGGATACGCGATATGATTGCAGATACGATTCCGGGCTTTAGCGATTTTAACCACAAGATCGCCAACCCGGGCGGGTTCTATCTGGGTAACACAGCGGCACGTCGCGAGTGGAATACGGCCAGTGGTAAGGCTCAGTTCTCTGCGTCGACGCTACCGGCGCAGCTGATTAATGAAACGGTCACTAAACTCGGTGATACGCCGGATCTGATCCTGCAGACCATGCGTTCCCACGATCAGTACAACACTACGCTGTACGGCCTGAATGACCGTTATCGCGGTGTGTTTGGTAAACGTGAAGTGGTGTTCGTGAGCGAAGACGATATCCTGCGCCTTGGTTTTGAACCGGGTGAAAAAGTGGATATGGTGACGCTATGGGAAGACGGGATTGAACGCCGCGTCAGCGGATTCGAACTGGTGCCCTATGATATGCCAAATGGTCAGGCAGCGGCTTACTACCCGGAAACCAACCCGCTGGTTCCGCTGGAAAGCTACGGCGATCGTACGTTTACTCCGACCTCTAAATTTGTCGCGATTAAGCTGGAAAAATCCAAACCGGATAATATTATTCCGACCACAGCGGCTTAA
- a CDS encoding glycoside hydrolase family 31 protein, with amino-acid sequence MKTLKHWEWDSAQGNEVVLRCDSKHTLHIFILEQDIFRILIKKNQQLRLDRTWTVAPSTDDVEWQGRERVSTQGYSLPDYRLTHTKDTVDIETDRLKLTISQPLQMHWSYLSEGQWQPLAHDRKTGAIQLATQSQGIAHFMHRGDDEYYFGLGEKTGNLNREGRRFEMRNLDAMGYNASSTDPLYKHIPFYITRTPQNVSYGLFYDNLANCWFDLGNELDNYHIKYRSYRAEDGDLDFYFILGPTVLDVTRSFTRLTGGTIFGPKWSLGYSGSTMRYTDEPHSQQLLESFVDQCQQHRIPCDSFQLSSGYTSIGDKRYVFNWNHDKVPSPEDMSHHFHQHDMKLAANIKPCLLHDHPMYQDVKQQGLFIQDSESDTPEISVFWDADGSHLDFTNPKTIDWWKSNVTTQLLEKGIDATWNDNNEYEIWDHSARCFGFGQSIPIGLIRPLQPLLMMKASYHAQREFAPQLRPYLISRSGCPGMNRYVQTWSGDNRTNWTSLKYNIKMGLGMSLSGLYNLGHDVGGFSGDKPDPELFVRWVQNGVMHPRFTIHSWNDDGTVNEPWMYPEVTPIIRKAMALRYQLMPYLYDTLWQAHRYHQPMLRPTFLDHEHDANTWEENDDFILGQSLLVASVVEPHQREREVYLPDNGLGWYDFYTHQWFSASQIITLPAALETIPLMVKAGCALPLNPEVGVQTTQDDNQRTILLFPAQGVHHFTQTIFDDDGESYAYQDGEYLELTLVVTTDAKCIHVVITQSGEFKPDYSAVEIRLPATEQRTLVINGESAGNLYRLSI; translated from the coding sequence ATGAAAACACTGAAACACTGGGAATGGGACTCAGCTCAAGGCAACGAAGTAGTCCTTCGGTGCGATTCTAAGCATACGCTGCATATATTTATCCTGGAACAGGACATTTTCCGCATTCTGATAAAGAAAAACCAACAACTTCGCTTGGACAGAACATGGACCGTAGCGCCATCAACCGATGATGTCGAGTGGCAAGGCCGTGAACGAGTCTCCACCCAAGGTTATTCCCTACCCGACTACAGACTCACACACACCAAGGATACGGTCGACATTGAGACCGACCGCCTGAAATTAACCATCAGTCAGCCACTGCAGATGCATTGGAGCTATTTAAGTGAAGGCCAATGGCAACCGCTGGCCCATGATCGTAAAACTGGAGCCATTCAACTCGCCACCCAGTCTCAAGGTATTGCCCATTTCATGCACCGTGGTGATGACGAATATTACTTTGGTCTGGGCGAAAAAACGGGCAATCTCAATCGTGAAGGACGTCGATTTGAAATGCGTAACCTGGATGCCATGGGGTACAACGCCAGCTCAACCGACCCGCTCTATAAACACATTCCATTCTATATCACTCGCACACCACAAAATGTCAGTTACGGCCTGTTCTACGACAACCTGGCCAATTGCTGGTTTGACTTGGGCAATGAGCTCGATAATTACCACATAAAATACCGTAGCTATCGCGCTGAAGATGGTGACCTTGATTTCTATTTTATCCTCGGCCCTACCGTCCTGGATGTCACTCGCTCCTTCACGCGATTAACGGGTGGGACGATATTCGGCCCCAAATGGAGCTTAGGCTACAGCGGCTCGACAATGCGATATACCGATGAACCCCATTCTCAGCAACTGCTGGAAAGTTTTGTCGATCAATGCCAGCAACATCGGATTCCGTGTGACTCGTTCCAACTGTCATCCGGCTATACTTCAATCGGTGACAAACGCTATGTCTTTAACTGGAACCACGACAAAGTGCCGAGTCCGGAAGATATGTCACACCACTTCCACCAGCATGATATGAAGCTGGCCGCCAATATCAAACCCTGTTTACTGCATGACCATCCAATGTATCAGGACGTCAAACAACAGGGGTTGTTTATTCAGGATTCGGAAAGCGATACGCCGGAAATTTCTGTGTTCTGGGATGCCGATGGCTCACACCTCGATTTCACTAATCCCAAAACGATCGACTGGTGGAAAAGTAACGTCACTACCCAATTGCTTGAAAAAGGCATCGATGCGACCTGGAACGACAATAACGAGTATGAAATATGGGATCACAGCGCACGCTGTTTTGGCTTTGGGCAATCGATTCCAATTGGGCTGATCAGACCGTTACAGCCTTTATTAATGATGAAAGCATCGTATCACGCGCAACGCGAATTCGCGCCGCAATTGCGCCCGTATTTAATCTCACGCTCTGGCTGCCCGGGAATGAACCGATATGTGCAAACCTGGAGCGGCGATAACCGTACCAACTGGACCAGCCTGAAATACAATATCAAAATGGGTCTCGGCATGAGCCTGTCTGGTTTGTACAATCTGGGACACGATGTCGGTGGTTTTTCCGGTGACAAACCCGATCCTGAACTATTTGTCCGCTGGGTTCAAAATGGCGTGATGCACCCGCGCTTTACCATCCACTCCTGGAATGACGACGGCACAGTCAATGAACCCTGGATGTATCCTGAGGTCACGCCGATTATTCGCAAAGCAATGGCGCTCAGATATCAACTCATGCCGTATCTTTACGATACCCTGTGGCAAGCACACCGCTATCATCAACCGATGTTGCGGCCGACGTTCCTTGATCATGAACACGATGCCAACACGTGGGAAGAGAATGACGACTTTATCCTCGGGCAATCTCTGCTGGTCGCATCCGTGGTTGAACCTCATCAACGTGAGCGTGAAGTGTATCTCCCTGACAACGGTCTGGGATGGTATGACTTTTATACACATCAATGGTTTAGCGCAAGTCAAATCATCACACTACCGGCAGCATTGGAAACCATTCCACTTATGGTCAAAGCTGGATGTGCTTTGCCATTGAATCCCGAAGTTGGGGTACAGACCACTCAGGATGATAACCAGCGTACAATTCTGCTCTTCCCGGCTCAGGGTGTGCATCACTTTACCCAAACCATTTTCGATGACGACGGTGAAAGTTACGCTTACCAGGATGGTGAATACTTGGAACTGACCCTGGTGGTTACAACGGACGCGAAGTGTATTCATGTGGTAATCACCCAATCTGGTGAATTCAAGCCAGATTACTCTGCAGTCGAAATTCGCCTGCCAGCAACCGAACAACGAACGCTCGTTATCAACGGTGAATCTGCAGGCAACCTTTATCGCCTTTCTATCTGA
- a CDS encoding mannitol dehydrogenase family protein, which produces MKNISNTLLKSDVCLPQYDRSRLVTRIVHLGFGAFHRAHQGLFTHDMLTKTNSDWGICEINLFSGAPLIQALRQQNCLYSVVEKGVQETEVKIIGAVTEAMHPADNGIDAILEKMAEPQVAIVSMTITEKGYCTDPATGKLDINNSLIQADLSNPKAPKSALGYIVQALKLRRERDLTPFTVMSCDNVQENGHVAKAAILEFAQLLDAELRDWIETNVAFPSTMVDRIVPAATEDTLAEISSLLGCDDPCGIACEPFRQWVIEDNFVAGRPDWDVVGAEFVQDVVPYEEMKLRMLNGSHSFLAYLGYLGGYEHISDTMTDAGYRKAAFDMMMKAQAPSLNMPQGTDLESYATLLIERFTNPSLKHRTWQIAMDGSQKIPQRLGGSLKFHLANDSDFSWLATAIAGWMRYVSGVDEQGNPIDVRDPMADMLRQICDQHDHNISVVPALLSVEAIFPPELGQNPAVITAVSKAYQSLLDHGARATVAAL; this is translated from the coding sequence ATGAAAAATATTTCTAATACGCTGCTAAAATCTGACGTATGTCTGCCCCAATATGATCGCAGCCGTTTAGTGACCAGAATCGTTCACTTAGGTTTTGGGGCGTTTCATCGCGCCCATCAGGGATTATTCACCCATGACATGCTGACCAAAACGAACAGTGATTGGGGAATTTGTGAAATTAATCTTTTCAGTGGTGCCCCACTGATACAAGCACTCAGACAGCAAAATTGTCTTTACTCTGTGGTAGAAAAAGGCGTACAGGAGACAGAGGTTAAGATCATCGGGGCGGTGACTGAAGCCATGCATCCGGCGGACAATGGTATTGATGCAATCTTGGAAAAAATGGCCGAACCTCAGGTCGCCATCGTCTCTATGACCATTACCGAAAAAGGTTATTGCACCGATCCGGCCACAGGTAAACTGGATATAAATAATTCGCTGATTCAGGCCGATTTGAGCAATCCAAAAGCACCAAAATCAGCCTTAGGGTACATAGTGCAGGCGCTAAAACTGCGCCGTGAACGCGACTTAACACCATTTACCGTCATGTCCTGCGACAACGTACAGGAAAATGGCCATGTCGCCAAAGCCGCAATTCTGGAGTTTGCCCAGTTACTGGATGCTGAATTACGCGACTGGATAGAAACCAACGTGGCCTTCCCAAGTACCATGGTCGACCGTATCGTCCCTGCGGCAACCGAGGATACACTGGCTGAAATTTCCTCTCTTCTGGGCTGTGATGATCCATGCGGCATTGCCTGTGAGCCATTTCGTCAATGGGTGATTGAGGACAACTTTGTGGCCGGCCGGCCAGACTGGGACGTCGTCGGTGCGGAATTTGTTCAGGATGTCGTGCCTTATGAAGAGATGAAACTGCGCATGTTAAACGGCAGTCACTCTTTCCTCGCCTATCTGGGTTATCTGGGGGGCTATGAGCATATCTCCGACACCATGACCGACGCAGGCTATCGTAAAGCCGCCTTTGACATGATGATGAAGGCGCAGGCACCGTCACTGAACATGCCTCAGGGAACGGATTTGGAAAGCTATGCCACACTGCTGATTGAGCGCTTTACCAATCCGAGTCTCAAACACCGTACCTGGCAAATTGCCATGGACGGCAGTCAGAAGATTCCGCAACGCCTGGGCGGCAGTCTCAAGTTCCATCTCGCCAACGACAGTGACTTCTCCTGGCTGGCGACCGCAATCGCTGGCTGGATGCGTTATGTCTCCGGTGTGGACGAACAGGGCAATCCGATTGATGTCCGCGATCCTATGGCCGATATGCTGCGCCAAATCTGCGATCAGCATGATCACAACATCTCGGTCGTACCCGCTTTACTGAGCGTGGAGGCGATCTTCCCGCCAGAACTGGGGCAGAACCCGGCCGTTATCACAGCTGTCAGCAAAGCTTACCAGTCCCTGCTTGATCACGGTGCGCGTGCCACCGTTGCCGCCCTGTAA
- a CDS encoding bestrophin family protein codes for MITALAAIIVLVESGYSSLFSQVSATPFTLLGISLSIVTTIVSYALFGLDAIGDELEGPFGHDENARPLDALVRIIERDILDTLNVTELPPQKKPVDYILS; via the coding sequence ATGATTACTGCTCTGGCTGCGATCATTGTTCTGGTCGAAAGTGGGTATTCGTCACTGTTTAGTCAGGTCAGCGCGACGCCGTTTACGTTGCTGGGCATCTCCCTGTCGATTGTTACCACTATCGTCAGCTATGCCTTGTTTGGTTTGGACGCAATTGGTGACGAACTGGAAGGCCCGTTCGGTCATGATGAAAATGCACGGCCACTCGATGCACTGGTACGAATCATCGAACGTGATATTCTTGATACTCTGAACGTTACCGAACTGCCTCCGCAGAAAAAGCCGGTGGACTATATCCTGAGCTGA
- the uxaC gene encoding glucuronate isomerase encodes MKPFMCEDFLLSNETARRLYHEYASHQPIYDYHCHLNPAEVAGNRRFENLTQIWLAGDHYKWRGMRSAGVSEQLITGDASDYNKYLAWANTVPQTLGNPLYHWTHLELRRPFGITNTLFGPKTAESVWQHCNELLATPEFSARGIMQQMNVVMAGTTDDPIDSLQHHRTIAEDESFNVDVLPSWRPDKVFKIELDGFTDYLHQLGQVSDIEIRRFSDLLSALDKRLAHFDAHGCRAADHGIEVVRFAPVPEEKVLDTLLAKRLDGAVLSETECAQFSTAVQVWLGQRYCQLGWVMQLHIGAQRNNNSRMFRLLGADAGFDSIGDRPFAFELANLLDAMDKSDELPRTILYCLNPRDNEMMATMIGNFQGGGIAGKIQFGSGWWFNDQKDGMQRQIEQLSQLGLLSQFVGMLTDSRSFLSYTRHEYFRRILCDILGRWAENGEVPNDLSLLGSMVEDICFHNAKRYFELRS; translated from the coding sequence ATGAAACCATTTATGTGCGAAGATTTCCTGCTTTCCAACGAAACAGCACGCCGTCTGTACCATGAGTACGCCAGCCACCAGCCGATTTATGACTATCACTGTCACCTCAATCCGGCTGAAGTGGCAGGTAACCGCCGCTTTGAAAACCTGACTCAAATCTGGCTGGCAGGCGATCACTATAAATGGCGCGGCATGCGTTCCGCCGGGGTCAGTGAGCAGCTAATCACCGGTGATGCGAGTGATTATAACAAGTACCTGGCCTGGGCCAACACAGTCCCGCAAACCCTGGGTAACCCGCTGTATCACTGGACTCACCTTGAGCTGCGCCGTCCATTCGGTATCACGAACACCTTATTCGGGCCAAAAACAGCCGAATCAGTCTGGCAACATTGCAACGAATTACTGGCAACACCAGAATTTTCTGCCCGTGGGATCATGCAACAAATGAATGTGGTCATGGCAGGAACCACGGATGATCCTATTGATTCTTTACAGCATCACCGCACAATTGCAGAAGATGAAAGCTTTAATGTCGATGTGCTGCCAAGCTGGCGCCCGGATAAAGTGTTTAAAATTGAACTCGATGGATTTACCGATTACCTGCATCAGCTTGGCCAGGTCAGTGATATTGAGATTCGCCGTTTCAGCGATTTACTCAGCGCTCTGGATAAACGTCTGGCCCACTTTGACGCTCATGGCTGCCGCGCCGCGGATCATGGCATTGAAGTGGTTCGCTTTGCGCCGGTTCCTGAGGAGAAAGTGCTCGATACCCTGCTGGCTAAACGTTTAGACGGCGCTGTGCTCAGCGAAACCGAATGCGCCCAGTTCTCAACCGCTGTGCAGGTGTGGCTTGGTCAGCGCTATTGCCAACTGGGTTGGGTTATGCAACTGCACATCGGCGCGCAGCGTAACAACAACAGCCGTATGTTCCGTCTGCTCGGCGCTGATGCCGGTTTTGACTCGATTGGCGACCGTCCGTTTGCTTTTGAACTCGCCAATCTGCTGGATGCGATGGATAAAAGCGACGAGCTGCCGCGCACTATTCTGTATTGCCTCAATCCGCGCGATAACGAAATGATGGCAACCATGATTGGCAACTTCCAGGGTGGCGGTATTGCCGGTAAGATTCAATTTGGGTCCGGCTGGTGGTTTAACGATCAGAAAGACGGCATGCAACGTCAAATCGAGCAACTGTCACAACTTGGCCTTCTGAGCCAGTTTGTCGGTATGCTGACCGATTCACGCAGCTTCCTATCCTACACCCGTCACGAATATTTCCGCCGTATTTTGTGTGACATACTCGGCCGCTGGGCAGAAAATGGTGAAGTGCCAAACGACCTCTCCTTGCTAGGATCCATGGTGGAAGACATCTGTTTCCATAACGCCAAACGCTATTTTGAGCTGCGCAGCTAA